A segment of the Crassostrea angulata isolate pt1a10 chromosome 10, ASM2561291v2, whole genome shotgun sequence genome:
TAATCGACGAAAGTAGACCTACAAATGTTGCACAAACGTTTCATGACATTCATGATCACGTATactttttctatttattatatatctAAATTTCTGGAACAATAGTCAGTTGTCATGACCATGCTATTTCTGGCGTTGTGTTTGCGTAAAAGATCTTTGAAATGACTGTATAATTTgttagttcgaatttcctctagTTTCAGTTTGATGCTAATTTCAATAGTTGCTCAGCAGTTTATCATGAAATCATTCATCCTTTTAATGCTTGACTATTGTTTTGTAGATAAAACTCTTATTATGTGGAAGTTGACCAGGGATGACGCAAACTATGGACTTCCATTTAAATGTTTGAAAGGACACGGTCACTTTGTATCTGATGTCGTCATGTCATCCGATGGCCAGTTCGCTCTGTCTGGATCCTGGGACAAGACTCTGAGACTGTGGGACTTGAGTGCGTAAGTAATTTTGTTGACTTGGCCCTCATAGAATAGTGAACATCATCAAATGTACTTGCTGAGATGATCGGAACTTCAAAAGTCACAAAATCTCCCACCTCTTGTCATGCATGCTTGCAACAATTGTCTGAAACCCAGTCTCTTGTATGTTCACTGAGTGACAATGTTATGAActggagattttttttaaatttttcatcagtattcataattttcattccACTTGTGAGAGAGGGAGTCTCTCTAATTTTCTTGGATGCATGTAATGAAGATCAATTTAAGAAAAGTGCTTCTAGCTATTTCTATgcatatgttaaaattcaaaatgatacCAGATTTCAATATTGTGTGAAGGATAGGGTATGTATATGTATTCAAGACAAACAGATATTTTTATAGGGTTTAATCAAATCACTATTAACAAATGTCCAGTAGACATGAATTGTAAGAGGGGGATTCAGTCCCTTTTGATTTAGATAGTTATCATTAGATTACAGCTGACGGATTTTCTGTGATTTTTAGTGGAACAACCACTCGTCTCTTCTGTGATCACGAGAAAGATGTGATGAGTGTGGCTTTCTCAGCCGACAACCGACAGATTGTGTCTGGATCCAGAGACAAATCCATCAAACTGTGGAACACTCTTGGAGTCTGTAAATACACAATTCAGGTTTGTTACACCTACACAGTGGTTGTGTGCAGTTCGGAAAAATTACTGGGATTTCAATGAAGGACATTGAACTGGTTTATTTATGGATTAACAAGCTTTGTAACTGTTGACTGTGAAggctatattttttatttctatagcTTTAAGATTTTTATCCAGTCTACACAAAAAACtcatgatgaaattttcactgaAGTCTAGTGATTTATATTTCATCAAAGATCCTAAGAAATTGAGCTTTTGTATCCAAACTTTTTCAGGATGAGGGTCACACCGACTGGGCCTCATGTGTGCGATTTTCTCCCAACACAGCCAACCCAATCATCGTGTCGTGTGGGTGGGACAAGATGGTCAAGGTGTGGTCTAACTTTAAGCCAACTTTTAttctgtacattttcattttggtGTCTACTTGTGACAAAGCAAGTAGTGTACACATCCAAGTATTTTCTGTAGAAATACTTTTGCCAGATACATTATAATAAGATTGCTTTGCTTTAAGAAAAGAAATTATGGCTACAGTGTTTTTGTAAACTTTACTCTGAATTTTAAGAAGTTTTGGAGTAAATGTTATTCAGACCAAAAGTGTGGGAATGTTATTTAAATCAgtgtaaaaatattctggtgAAAGGTGTGTAAAAGTTATTCTGATTAAAGGAGTGTAAATGTTATTCTGATTCAAGGTGTGGAACTTGACCAACTGCAAACTAAAGACAAACCACATTGGACACTCTGGTTACCTGAACTGTGTCACTGTCTCTCCCGACGGCTCCCTGTGTGCTTCTGGTGGCAAGGTAAGCTAACGAGTCAGGTACAAACTTACAGAATTATATAAGAGTCACTAGCTAACCAGCGCGGCACAGAAATATAAACAAGTCAGTCCCGATGAGCTAACTAGTGGGGCAGACTTacgaaatttaaaaacatttttgtggGACATTAAAACTGTATATGCATGATTAGATGTTCTGTCTCATTGTACACATTCAGCAGGTATGCATGTACATAGGTATCAATTTGATACTGCTCTGGTTTTTATTCAGCACTGGTATTTATACGTTATTGGTGTTTAACATTGGATGTTACATTGAACAGGATGGACAGGCCATGCTCTGGGACCTGAATGAAGGCAAGCACCTGTACACACTAGATGGTGGGGACGTCATCAACTCACTGTGCTTCAGCCCCAACAGATACTGGCTGTGTGCCGCCACAGGACCTAGCATCAAAATCTGGGTAATTGTCCATTCCAATACTACAACTCTACATATCTATGTTTATAAACTCAAAGAACATTTACAAGGCCACACCAATTTAATTTTGTGTTTGTCGAACCAGCGTGCTCgtatttcaagaaaaatatacaaatacacttataatattattttgaattttctgcATTCAGGAAGTTCTGTTTTTTATCTGCTCTATTTTCGTATTTAAATCATTTTGGTTTATGaacaagaaaaaattacaaaaaaaaaaaatgatataattgcccgcttaaatttatttatgtaccACCTAAAAAATTTGCCTACAAAAAATGGTaactttattattatatttcgtGCCTGCTTTTAAATTGTTTCATCAGATGTCCGACAAACAAGAACTTAAGTTGGTATGGCCTGtagttgatgttttaaaaaaaattaattgagcATTTGTACACATTCTTATGATATCATAAGTGTAGGAGACATATATATTGGCATGAGTGAATGGATCCAAACTATTCCTGGCATCAGTGATTACAAAGTGACATGATTGATGAACTCTGATAGAAATGTCCTGCAATTCTGATGGTGTCATTGAATTTGTTGATCTTTATCTCATATATCTGATATTCAAGGTGAAGGTCTGTTAATCTGGAcaacatttataaacaaaggATCTTTGTCTGCAAGGCAAAGTgtttagatataaatatatacaacaaaTAATACAACTGTGCATGGGTTAGATTTCCACTATTGCGTAAATGGCAATTTCACTTGTAAGTTATTCTGTTCACACCAGTTGTTTCCTGCTAGAAAATAATGagaatgattttaaatgatcagaatttttttttttacgttttatttatcctacatgtttttattttatgttagaGATGACTTTGCTGCTTAACTTCAGATATCAGAcattaaacttttcacatttgggaatttttactaaaaaattgtatttaaaaattacttaaaGCATTAAATATGGGAATCTAAATACACAAGTATTATTCATGAATATGATCGTTAAGATGTCAAGCTCTTCTCCATTctataaattttgatcatttacaCATTAAACTTTCTGACATCAAATTTGAACAATTCTTTTATGAAGTTAAAATTGCTTACCTACCGTATCAAATTTGATGAACACAAATGTAAAACATTGTAGTACAGTGGAATATCTGTTCCTTCATTAATCacttgttttaacaaaatgattcaGAACAATAAAATTGCTTGAAGGAAAGGAGCAACATTTGGTGAACATTTAATTCAGTGAAGAGGGATTTACAGTAAAGAGAGAGATTTACAGTAAAGAGGGATTTACAGTGAAGAGGGGGATTTACAGTGAAGAGGGGGTTTGTGTGATTGGTGTGTCATGTTAAGAGATAGCGTAATTAGAAGGTTGAGGCACCAATGACGACAAAAACGACATGATTGATGAACACTGAAAGAAATGTCCTGCAATTCTGATGGTGCCTAAACCTAAACCCAGCTTTCAAAAATCCTCAATTTATTTGATTACAAAAAGAATGCAACATATATTCTTACAACCAGTGGACATGATcccaaaaataaaagcaaaggggcctcacaaataaaaaaacaatggGTTCTTAGGTACACAaacaatttaagatttaaaagagAAAAGTTATGGATGAGCTAATATCACATACCggtaattgatttttaaatgttgcCTTATTTTCATGCAGCATATTGTTAAagtatggtacatgtaattgtagaATAAATTGGGTGTGTGATTAGGGTAAAATCATGTTCACACAAACAATCTTCATTGTAATTTGATTGGGGGGGGGTGATGGCATTGTCTCCTCCTGTTTTGTTGTCTCTCAAACACTACTCAGTATAAACCAGAGAAAACCTGTCCAGTGATTACATTACTGACATGTATTAGCTATTGAATTACAGTGAAACAAATATCTACTGATGAGGACAGTTTTCTCTATTGACTTCtgatgtaggtttttttttctttatactcTTTTGCCTATAATTTTCATGTTCTACTTAATTATCAGTGTTCACTTGACCAATTATTGCCATAAATGCACAAATACATATTTACAGTTAAACAGAttaaagaaataacaaaatttgaCTGTAAATGTTGCTGCCATAATAAGGATGAGAATTGCATAACCAATATACTTTTGGTTTTGTTTATTAAGTAGCCCTATGTGATAATGATACATTAATATTTGCTCAACTGACCTCTGGAATTGGTATTGTCAGGCAAAGATAATTAAACACTCCTTAAAGTGGATTTATACTTAAGCTGATCAGTTGAGGAGGTTAAAAAATTTTGAGTGTGCTAAATGCACATTTACAGATTCTCAACATTATTTAAGAAATTCTATTTCTTTCATTGGGTCATAttgtatattgtacatgtagtccGGGCACCAATGACGACAAAAACGACATGATTGATGAATACTGAAAGAAATGTCCTGCAATTCTGATGGTGCCttgaccaaaattaaaaattgattttatgtacTCTGACCGACTCATCAAAATTGTCATactccaataaaaaaaatttcagcacccccccccccccccaccccttaATGGTTGATCTTTGCGAGATATTGTAGTTGTACAAGATTTTTCAGGGGACACTAATGTTATGTAATGCAATAATCTATAAAATTCGTGATACGTTTGTAAGACTTTCCTGAGTTACTGCTTCTGTGAATGAGTAAGTTACAATCTGTACAAAGTATCACTAGAAATTGAACCACCACTCTACTGCTAGGGAGAATGTCTGTCCAGTGATTACATTACTGACATGTATTAGCTATTGAATTACAGTGAAAAAAATCTCTGGTATGAGGACAGTTTCCCTTTATCTTACCGTTGTTGTAGAGATCTAATCTGTCATAACCATGATTGAGGTTAAGGGTCAGAAATATCTCAACACTTTAAACTGAGTTTAGTATAAAAAGTATCTCTAAATTTGTTCGGAATGTATGTCTGTTAAAGTTTTTTCTTTAGTAAATAAGTCACAATTTAAGAAAGTCATATTGTTGTGCACCATTTATATACATTTCTGGACATGTTGATGTAGGTTCAAAAGTTAATTAGAAGACGGTCCAtcaagatgtacatgtattaccaccagttttaacaaaattatcgTCAGTAGTTCCAAAATGTATGATTGTAACAATAGCGACTTGTGGCATTGATGATTACAAATCTGTATGATGGCTCATGAAATTAACACCCTCCAATTATGATGATGCCACATTGTCGTGTAAATGTTACCCTATCCCTAGATACTCTTGTCCTCATCATAAACCAGTTTGCTCCAGTCTGataattgttctttttttgCAGGATCTGGAAGGCAAGATTGTAGTGGATGAGCTCAGACAGGAAGTGCTCTCCACAAACTCCAAGGCTCAGGCCCCACAATGCATCTCTCTGGCCTGGTCCGCCGACGGACAGACACTGTTTGCTGGATACACTGACAACCTGATCCGTGTCTGGCAGGTTTCCATGGCAGCACGCTAGACTGCCA
Coding sequences within it:
- the LOC128164658 gene encoding guanine nucleotide-binding protein subunit beta-2-like 1, encoding MAEQMTLRGTLQGHGGWVTQIATTPQYPDMVLSASRDKTLIMWKLTRDDANYGLPFKCLKGHGHFVSDVVMSSDGQFALSGSWDKTLRLWDLSAGTTTRLFCDHEKDVMSVAFSADNRQIVSGSRDKSIKLWNTLGVCKYTIQDEGHTDWASCVRFSPNTANPIIVSCGWDKMVKVWNLTNCKLKTNHIGHSGYLNCVTVSPDGSLCASGGKDGQAMLWDLNEGKHLYTLDGGDVINSLCFSPNRYWLCAATGPSIKIWDLEGKIVVDELRQEVLSTNSKAQAPQCISLAWSADGQTLFAGYTDNLIRVWQVSMAAR